Proteins encoded within one genomic window of Empedobacter falsenii:
- a CDS encoding siderophore-interacting protein produces MGDKVKIAKEKFILKKKEFVTPHLIRVHLENDDVSFFKDTTLGGTCKLLFPPLGIRDIHYAEYDEENQKWISPSEKFKPVSRTYTLRDIDAKNNVIVIDIANHGLNGPGSRWANEAKVGDMIGVSMKSKKKDLAPKTDFIFLAADLTGLPVISAIIESLPAKTNGIVCVEVPTEDDIHQIETKANLEFKWIVNQNVGSGTALYSLTKNQQFPKRKDGKRFAYVAGESKSVKEIKSFFKDDLEWKKDEFYCTSHWKAGKAEKNALENCHDKIEQELLVRVF; encoded by the coding sequence ATGGGAGATAAAGTGAAAATTGCGAAGGAGAAGTTCATCTTAAAAAAGAAAGAATTTGTGACACCACATCTTATTCGCGTTCATTTGGAGAATGATGATGTTTCTTTTTTTAAGGATACAACGTTGGGCGGAACATGTAAATTACTTTTTCCACCGCTTGGAATCCGTGATATTCACTACGCTGAGTATGATGAAGAAAATCAAAAATGGATTTCGCCATCAGAAAAATTTAAACCAGTTTCTCGTACCTATACGTTGCGTGATATTGATGCAAAAAACAATGTGATTGTGATTGATATTGCAAATCATGGATTGAACGGTCCAGGATCGCGTTGGGCAAATGAGGCGAAAGTTGGAGATATGATTGGGGTTTCGATGAAGTCGAAAAAGAAAGACTTGGCTCCAAAAACAGATTTCATTTTCTTAGCTGCAGATTTAACAGGTTTGCCTGTAATTTCGGCAATTATAGAGTCTCTTCCTGCTAAAACAAACGGAATTGTTTGTGTGGAAGTGCCAACAGAAGATGATATTCACCAAATTGAAACAAAAGCAAATTTAGAATTTAAATGGATTGTGAATCAAAATGTAGGAAGTGGAACAGCTTTATATAGTTTGACGAAAAATCAGCAATTTCCGAAACGCAAAGATGGAAAACGTTTTGCTTATGTTGCGGGAGAATCTAAATCTGTAAAGGAAATAAAATCATTTTTTAAAGATGATTTAGAATGGAAAAAAGACGAATTTTATTGTACATCGCATTGGAAAGCAGGAAAAGCAGAGAAAAATGCATTAGAAAATTGTCACGATAAAATAGAACAAGAATTGTTGGTAAGAGTTTTCTAA
- a CDS encoding outer membrane beta-barrel protein, translating into MTKYILSFLFSLITIFSFGQEKITVTGKVTDVLNFPLTDSEVILGNKADSTQISTTSTNDDGTFKIEINLQDKPVYLIIDDPLEGVFKQSFESIKNNIDLGTIIINPMIYDLDEVVVTNVEPMVVKQDTIEYNADSYKVKPNANLEALLRELPGFEMDDSGNITVNGKDVNEILIDGEPFFGTDGKVALENLPADIIKKIQVSDYKTKNEKFSGERSKSDKSSLNITLKEDKKKGYMLKATAGYGTDNHYEGNLMANYFKGKKKISLIGSSTDIAASGMTSGEGSRGRGGMGRRGSDGVTTNTSIGLNYSDQLNDNLKIGADYRLNHSFSKNDQYKHIENFAPKNIYTSDANSKTKNETYGHNFGTNLEWTKNNTKIYFYPSFSNSSSTNSSISDSKTYSDLGDLRNQMNQTSNGKSNSNTFKTLLSLNQKFKNKSYLDFNSSISIGKTDRNSFINSTTLYTNDTIADVYRNINEKNISKNNQYNFDVKYTYPITDSLKIAVGSAYNLTDSETNNRTWNYNDVTGEYDNLNNDLTRFYSTKLNEFNPYAQLLLNKNKISATVRFGANIYNQQNFGTFKADDYSSTQNKTLPDISGNIRYQSGNNSLSLMYNYQTSLASTSQVLPILDETDPLDVFKGNPDLDPNKAHQINLMFSNFDRKTRQGFNANLGYTYNESNIVNYTEMDYSIYKRTTTYENVKGNYRLNGNFFFNKQYQKGINKFRVNVGMSASYALTQGFRDAVKYEQYNTTLSPTLRLNWDYGDYLTISPSYRLNFTNSKYVNYSIDNQNNITHNFGIKTISTFPKNLTWTNDFSYNYNSRMAAGFKRDFFLWNTSLMYRFFDDKLEAGVKVYDLLNQNNSYTRTITAESTIDQRNNILTRFVMFSLTFNLNQFGGKSTKGEDGDRPRESGGMRRM; encoded by the coding sequence ATGACAAAATATATTCTATCATTTCTTTTTAGTTTGATTACGATTTTTTCTTTTGGACAAGAAAAGATTACCGTCACTGGAAAAGTAACGGATGTACTTAATTTTCCTTTAACTGATTCTGAAGTTATTTTAGGCAATAAAGCCGATTCTACACAAATTTCTACTACATCTACAAATGATGATGGTACGTTCAAAATTGAAATTAATCTACAAGATAAACCTGTTTATTTAATTATTGATGATCCTTTAGAAGGCGTTTTCAAACAAAGTTTCGAATCGATCAAAAACAATATTGATCTTGGAACAATTATCATTAATCCGATGATTTATGATTTGGATGAAGTTGTGGTGACAAATGTGGAACCTATGGTTGTAAAACAAGATACAATCGAATATAATGCTGATTCTTACAAAGTAAAACCGAATGCAAATTTGGAAGCTTTATTGAGAGAATTACCAGGTTTTGAAATGGATGATAGCGGAAATATTACGGTAAATGGAAAAGATGTTAATGAGATTTTGATTGATGGTGAACCATTTTTTGGAACAGATGGAAAAGTTGCGTTAGAAAATTTACCTGCGGATATTATCAAAAAAATTCAGGTTTCGGATTATAAAACAAAGAACGAAAAATTCTCTGGAGAACGTTCGAAATCGGATAAATCTTCGCTAAACATTACCTTGAAAGAAGATAAAAAGAAAGGTTATATGCTCAAAGCCACGGCGGGTTACGGAACGGATAATCATTACGAAGGCAATTTGATGGCAAATTATTTTAAAGGTAAAAAGAAAATTAGTTTAATTGGTTCTTCAACGGATATTGCGGCTTCTGGAATGACAAGCGGTGAAGGTTCGCGTGGTCGTGGCGGAATGGGACGAAGAGGTTCTGATGGAGTAACGACAAATACTTCGATTGGATTGAATTATAGCGATCAATTAAATGATAATTTGAAAATTGGAGCTGATTATCGTTTGAATCATTCGTTTTCAAAAAATGATCAATACAAACACATCGAAAATTTTGCGCCTAAAAATATTTATACTTCTGATGCAAATTCTAAAACAAAAAACGAAACGTATGGACATAATTTTGGAACAAATTTAGAATGGACGAAAAACAACACAAAAATTTATTTTTATCCATCATTTAGTAATTCATCATCTACAAATTCATCGATTTCGGATAGTAAAACATATTCAGATTTGGGTGACTTGAGAAACCAAATGAATCAAACATCGAATGGAAAATCAAATTCGAATACATTTAAAACATTATTATCACTTAATCAGAAATTCAAAAATAAATCATATCTAGATTTTAATTCAAGTATATCGATTGGTAAAACAGATCGAAATTCGTTCATCAATTCAACAACATTATATACAAATGATACGATAGCGGATGTTTATCGAAACATCAATGAGAAAAATATTTCGAAGAATAATCAATACAATTTTGATGTAAAATATACGTATCCTATTACAGATTCTTTGAAAATTGCTGTTGGTTCTGCTTATAATTTAACCGATTCTGAAACCAATAATAGAACGTGGAATTATAATGATGTAACGGGAGAATATGACAATTTGAACAATGATTTGACGCGTTTTTATTCAACTAAATTGAATGAATTTAATCCATATGCACAATTATTACTGAACAAAAATAAAATTTCGGCAACTGTACGTTTTGGTGCAAATATCTATAATCAACAAAATTTTGGAACGTTTAAAGCAGATGATTACAGCTCAACTCAAAACAAAACCTTGCCAGATATTTCGGGAAATATTCGTTATCAAAGCGGAAACAACTCGCTGTCTTTAATGTATAATTATCAGACAAGTTTGGCTTCGACATCACAAGTTTTACCGATTTTAGATGAAACTGATCCGTTAGATGTTTTCAAAGGTAACCCAGATCTTGATCCAAATAAAGCGCATCAAATCAATTTGATGTTCAGCAATTTTGATCGTAAAACGCGTCAAGGATTTAACGCTAACTTAGGTTATACGTACAACGAATCGAATATTGTGAATTATACAGAAATGGATTATTCGATTTATAAACGAACTACAACGTATGAAAATGTAAAAGGAAATTATCGTCTGAATGGTAACTTTTTCTTTAATAAACAATATCAAAAAGGGATCAATAAATTTAGAGTAAATGTAGGAATGTCTGCGAGTTATGCTTTAACGCAAGGTTTTAGAGATGCGGTGAAATATGAGCAATACAATACAACTTTATCACCTACATTGAGATTAAATTGGGATTATGGTGATTATTTAACAATTTCACCTTCTTATCGTTTGAACTTCACAAATTCTAAATATGTAAATTACTCAATTGACAATCAAAATAATATTACGCACAATTTTGGAATTAAAACGATTTCTACTTTTCCTAAAAATTTGACTTGGACAAATGATTTCAGTTACAATTATAACTCGAGAATGGCAGCAGGTTTCAAGCGTGATTTCTTTTTGTGGAATACAAGTTTGATGTATCGTTTCTTCGATGATAAATTGGAAGCTGGTGTTAAAGTTTACGATTTATTGAATCAAAATAACAGTTATACGCGTACAATTACAGCAGAATCAACAATCGATCAACGCAATAATATTCTGACTCGTTTTGTGATGTTCTCGTTAACATTCAACTTAAATCAGTTTGGTGGAAAATCTACAAAAGGTGAAGATGGAGACCGACCAAGAGAAAGCGGTGGAATGCGAAGAATGTAA
- the scpA gene encoding methylmalonyl-CoA mutase, giving the protein MNHKTDFSNLRFKRNLNSNPSHIESFELDSLQVKSDYNYDDVKDLKQINFLPGVAPYLRGPYTTMYVRQPWTIRQYAGFSTAEESNAFYKRNLAAGQKGLSVAFDLATHRGYDSDHERVVGDVGKAGVAIDSVEDMKILFNEIPLDKISVSMTMNGAVLPILAFYIVAAEEQGVSQDQLSGTIQNDILKEFMVRNTYIYPPTPSMKIIADIFEYTSQKIPRFNSISISGYHMQEAGATPVLEMAYTLADGYEYVKTGLEAGLKVDDFAPRLSFFWAIGMNFPQEIAKMRAARMLWAKLMQEFEPQNKKSLMLRTHCQTSGWSLTEQEPYNNIGRTAIEALAAALGGTQSLHTNALDEAIALPTDFSARIARNTQIILQEETQICRTADPFGGSFMIESLTNEMANQAWEYIQEVRELGGMTQAIEAGIPKMRIEEAAAKKQAKIDSGEVAIVGVNAYRSKLEQQEFEILEVDNTAVRQKQIDRLNQIKAERNSEAVQDILAQLTKAAETGEGNLLELSIEAARRRVTLGEISDALEAVFGRHKAITRGIQGVYAMEAGKMNKFEEARNLADEFAEEDGRRPRIMVAKMGQDGHDRGAKVVATSFADMGFDVDISPLFQTPAEVAKQAVENDVHILGISSLAAGHKTLVPEVVKQLKELGRDDVYIVVGGVIPRQDYDYLYQNGADAIFGPGTNLAECACEILENLLKSYK; this is encoded by the coding sequence ATGAATCACAAAACAGATTTTTCGAATTTAAGATTTAAACGAAATCTAAATTCTAATCCATCACATATAGAGTCATTTGAATTAGATAGTTTACAAGTCAAAAGTGATTACAATTACGATGATGTAAAAGATCTGAAACAGATTAACTTTCTACCCGGAGTTGCACCATATTTACGTGGTCCTTATACGACTATGTATGTTCGTCAACCTTGGACAATTCGCCAATATGCAGGTTTTTCTACTGCTGAAGAATCAAATGCTTTTTACAAAAGAAATTTAGCTGCTGGTCAAAAAGGACTTTCAGTTGCTTTTGATTTGGCTACTCACCGAGGATACGACTCAGATCACGAGCGCGTTGTAGGAGATGTAGGTAAAGCTGGCGTTGCAATAGATTCTGTAGAAGATATGAAGATTTTGTTCAATGAAATTCCTTTGGATAAAATTTCGGTTTCGATGACAATGAACGGAGCTGTTCTTCCTATTTTAGCTTTCTACATTGTAGCGGCTGAAGAACAAGGCGTTTCGCAAGATCAACTTTCTGGGACCATTCAGAATGATATTTTGAAAGAGTTTATGGTGCGTAATACATACATTTATCCGCCAACTCCTTCGATGAAAATTATTGCAGATATTTTCGAATATACTTCTCAAAAAATACCTCGTTTCAATTCGATTTCTATTTCGGGTTATCACATGCAAGAAGCTGGAGCTACACCTGTTTTGGAAATGGCTTATACGCTTGCAGATGGTTACGAATATGTAAAAACTGGTTTGGAAGCAGGATTGAAAGTTGATGACTTCGCTCCTCGTTTATCATTTTTCTGGGCGATTGGAATGAATTTTCCTCAAGAAATTGCAAAAATGAGAGCTGCTCGTATGTTATGGGCAAAATTGATGCAAGAATTTGAGCCTCAAAATAAAAAATCATTAATGTTGAGAACGCACTGTCAGACTTCTGGTTGGAGTTTAACAGAGCAAGAACCTTATAACAATATTGGTCGTACAGCAATCGAAGCCTTAGCTGCTGCATTAGGTGGAACACAATCTTTGCATACCAATGCATTGGACGAAGCAATTGCTTTACCAACAGATTTCTCGGCGCGTATTGCACGTAATACACAAATCATTTTACAAGAAGAAACTCAAATTTGTAGAACAGCTGATCCTTTTGGAGGAAGTTTTATGATTGAATCTTTGACAAATGAAATGGCAAATCAAGCGTGGGAATATATTCAAGAAGTTCGTGAATTAGGTGGAATGACGCAAGCCATAGAAGCTGGAATTCCAAAAATGCGTATTGAAGAAGCTGCTGCAAAAAAACAAGCCAAAATTGATTCTGGTGAAGTTGCGATTGTTGGTGTTAATGCTTATCGCTCGAAATTAGAACAACAAGAGTTCGAAATTTTAGAAGTTGACAACACAGCAGTTCGTCAAAAACAAATTGATCGATTAAATCAAATTAAGGCCGAGCGTAATAGCGAAGCTGTTCAAGATATTTTAGCGCAATTAACAAAAGCTGCTGAAACAGGCGAAGGAAATTTATTAGAATTATCTATCGAAGCGGCTCGTCGTCGTGTTACGTTAGGTGAAATTTCTGATGCATTAGAAGCTGTTTTTGGACGTCATAAAGCAATTACAAGAGGAATTCAAGGAGTTTATGCTATGGAAGCAGGTAAAATGAATAAATTTGAGGAAGCTCGTAATTTAGCTGACGAGTTTGCAGAAGAAGACGGACGTCGCCCTCGTATTATGGTAGCAAAAATGGGACAAGACGGTCACGATCGTGGTGCAAAAGTCGTTGCAACCTCTTTTGCGGATATGGGATTTGATGTGGATATTTCCCCATTGTTCCAAACGCCAGCAGAAGTTGCAAAGCAAGCTGTAGAGAATGATGTTCATATTTTAGGAATTTCTTCTTTGGCTGCAGGTCACAAAACATTGGTTCCGGAAGTTGTAAAGCAATTGAAAGAATTAGGTAGAGATGATGTTTATATCGTAGTCGGAGGTGTTATTCCGCGTCAAGATTATGATTATCTTTATCAAAATGGTGCAGATGCAATCTTTGGCCCAGGTACAAACTTAGCTGAATGTGCCTGCGAAATTTTAGAGAATTTATTGAAATCTTATAAATAA
- the era gene encoding GTPase Era — MSDEKKFKSGFVNIIGNPNVGKSTLMNMLMKERLVIATHKAQTTRHRIKGILTGEDYQIVFSDTPGVLDPAYELQTKMMDAVNESLVDADVILYVVEIGEKRLKNEQVFERLQKTSTPIILLLNKIDTATPDRLNEAVEYWHELLPKAEILPISAKENVNVDLLINKIKAIIPEGPQYYPEDQLTDRSERFIVNEVIREKILLNYQKEIPYSVEVVTERFKEDLNLISIEAEIFVERDSQKGIIIGHKGESLSKVGKEAREELEKFFDKKVFLKLFVKVRKDWRSKENDLRRFGY; from the coding sequence ATGTCAGACGAAAAGAAATTTAAATCCGGTTTTGTAAACATCATAGGAAATCCAAATGTTGGAAAATCTACTTTGATGAATATGTTGATGAAAGAGCGTTTGGTTATCGCAACACACAAAGCGCAAACTACGCGTCATCGTATCAAAGGTATTTTGACAGGAGAAGATTATCAGATTGTATTTTCGGATACGCCTGGTGTTTTGGATCCTGCTTATGAGCTGCAAACAAAAATGATGGATGCAGTTAATGAATCGTTGGTGGATGCTGATGTGATTCTTTATGTTGTAGAAATTGGAGAAAAACGATTGAAAAATGAACAAGTTTTCGAACGTCTGCAAAAAACATCTACACCAATTATTTTATTGTTGAATAAAATTGATACAGCTACGCCGGATCGATTGAATGAAGCGGTAGAATATTGGCACGAATTATTGCCAAAAGCAGAGATTTTACCTATTTCGGCAAAAGAAAACGTGAATGTAGATTTGTTGATTAATAAGATCAAAGCAATTATTCCAGAAGGGCCACAATATTATCCAGAAGATCAATTAACAGACCGTTCGGAGCGTTTTATTGTAAACGAAGTAATTCGTGAAAAGATTTTATTAAACTATCAAAAAGAGATTCCATATTCTGTTGAGGTAGTAACAGAGCGTTTCAAAGAAGATTTGAATTTAATTTCTATCGAAGCTGAAATTTTTGTAGAACGCGATTCTCAGAAAGGAATTATTATTGGACATAAAGGAGAGTCTTTATCGAAAGTAGGAAAAGAAGCAAGAGAAGAGTTAGAAAAATTCTTTGATAAAAAAGTATTCTTGAAACTTTTCGTGAAAGTGCGAAAAGATTGGAGAAGCAAAGAGAATGATTTGCGTCGTTTTGGTTATTAA
- a CDS encoding universal stress protein, giving the protein MAKILFPTDFSETANNAFLYALNLAKVLKTDIKLVSVQSNLKNYLEVTEENFENYINKLKNIAKENNLEHVKIESSLVVGDLLLMILDIINKDDIQYVVMGTNGQNSLGKKFFGSNTVNVINNSPAPVLVVPNNVKFKEERNFAYATLFNQKETKALAQMEEVTKRYDKLLNIVHVDDKSITPQMLSVKKEWEEEYPEAIITIEPSKDVEGGLINYCTKNNIDVLGVVHRELSSFERLFTINHSQRLLSSANVALLVFQESK; this is encoded by the coding sequence ATGGCTAAAATATTATTTCCAACCGATTTTTCGGAAACAGCAAACAATGCTTTTTTGTATGCGTTAAACCTTGCAAAAGTTCTTAAAACAGATATTAAGTTAGTTTCTGTACAATCAAATCTTAAAAATTATCTTGAAGTTACAGAAGAAAACTTCGAAAATTATATCAATAAACTTAAAAATATTGCAAAAGAAAATAACCTTGAACATGTAAAAATAGAGAGTTCTTTGGTTGTTGGCGATTTGTTGTTGATGATTTTGGATATTATCAACAAAGATGATATACAATATGTGGTGATGGGAACGAATGGACAAAATAGTTTAGGCAAAAAGTTTTTTGGCTCTAATACCGTAAATGTCATTAACAATTCGCCTGCGCCTGTGTTGGTTGTTCCAAATAATGTAAAATTTAAAGAAGAAAGAAATTTTGCTTATGCTACATTGTTTAATCAAAAAGAGACAAAAGCTTTGGCGCAAATGGAAGAAGTGACAAAACGTTACGATAAATTGTTAAACATTGTACATGTTGATGATAAATCGATTACTCCACAAATGTTAAGCGTTAAAAAAGAATGGGAAGAAGAATATCCTGAAGCGATAATTACAATTGAACCGAGCAAAGATGTAGAAGGTGGTTTAATCAATTATTGTACGAAAAATAACATTGATGTATTAGGTGTTGTTCACCGTGAATTATCATCTTTCGAAAGATTATTTACAATCAATCATAGCCAACGATTATTGTCGAGTGCAAATGTAGCGTTATTGGTTTTTCAGGAAAGTAAATAA
- a CDS encoding DUF445 domain-containing protein: MTELQKIQNLKKHKAIATGLFILMAFIYFLMVYLSQHSPAKWIGYVEAFAEAAMVGALADWFAVTALFKYPLGLKIPHTNLIENSKNSIGDNLGQFVTENFLTPSTIRPYIEKLEVVKYAADWLNKPTNQEMLQEELINFSKKIVKDLDDKDVVDFITLKGDEILKQFDLPELVSSSLEYILEKEKHDEILEAIIPKAKEYILESDLIIKDKLNEKHPVISFFAGKKISKGVVEGVVSFLDEVEADKEHPIRHNIERIIRENIQNIKESPDWKFRLESLRDDFITKERLNDYALDLWLAIKQNLTESFDDENSAMQVYIKKNIKKLTENLNDNQEMIDKINGWVRHFIYRMILRNVKEVESLISNTVDKWEGKELSEKLELEVGKDLQFIRINGTLVGGLVGLVIYTITQLVFH; encoded by the coding sequence ATGACGGAACTTCAGAAAATACAAAACCTCAAAAAACATAAAGCTATTGCGACAGGATTATTCATTTTGATGGCTTTTATTTACTTTTTGATGGTTTATCTAAGTCAACATTCACCTGCGAAATGGATTGGATATGTGGAAGCATTTGCCGAAGCAGCAATGGTTGGTGCACTTGCCGATTGGTTTGCGGTTACGGCTTTGTTCAAATATCCGCTTGGACTTAAAATTCCGCATACAAATTTGATCGAAAATAGTAAAAATTCGATTGGAGATAATTTGGGACAGTTTGTAACTGAGAATTTTTTGACACCATCTACAATTCGTCCATATATCGAGAAATTAGAAGTTGTAAAATACGCAGCAGATTGGTTGAATAAACCTACGAATCAAGAAATGTTGCAAGAAGAATTGATTAATTTCTCCAAGAAAATTGTCAAAGATTTAGATGATAAAGATGTCGTTGATTTTATAACCTTGAAAGGTGATGAAATTTTGAAACAATTTGATTTACCTGAATTAGTATCATCAAGTTTAGAGTATATTTTAGAAAAGGAAAAACACGACGAAATTTTAGAAGCAATCATTCCAAAAGCGAAAGAGTATATTTTAGAAAGTGATTTGATTATTAAAGATAAATTAAATGAAAAACATCCTGTCATTTCATTTTTTGCTGGTAAAAAAATATCGAAAGGAGTAGTGGAAGGCGTGGTTAGTTTTTTGGATGAGGTTGAAGCGGACAAAGAGCATCCAATTCGTCATAATATCGAACGAATTATCCGAGAAAATATTCAGAATATAAAAGAATCTCCCGATTGGAAATTTAGGTTAGAATCGCTTCGAGATGATTTTATCACAAAAGAACGATTGAATGATTATGCTTTGGATTTGTGGTTGGCGATTAAACAAAATTTGACCGAAAGTTTTGATGATGAAAATTCTGCGATGCAAGTTTACATTAAGAAAAACATTAAAAAGTTGACCGAAAATTTGAACGATAACCAAGAAATGATAGATAAGATTAATGGTTGGGTGCGTCATTTTATTTACCGTATGATTTTACGAAATGTCAAAGAGGTTGAAAGTTTGATTAGTAATACAGTTGATAAATGGGAAGGAAAAGAGTTGAGCGAAAAGCTAGAATTGGAAGTTGGGAAAGACTTGCAATTTATTCGGATTAACGGAACGTTGGTTGGAGGACTTGTTGGTTTAGTTATTTACACGATTACGCAATTGGTATTTCATTAA
- a CDS encoding ecotin family protein codes for MKLRKVFSVLALLMVMVTFAQKNMKIDYSMYPKAKDGYEQKIITLKTLPNEDNYSVEIFAGKKTLVDSCNHFFLAGAFEQKTVDGWGYDYFNFESNGNVGGTLMGCFDNKSVEKIVHAQSIQTRYNSKLPIVVYVPKGYTLEYRIWKADEKLNLVK; via the coding sequence ATGAAACTTAGAAAAGTATTTAGCGTTTTAGCATTATTAATGGTTATGGTAACATTCGCGCAAAAAAATATGAAAATAGATTATTCAATGTATCCAAAAGCAAAAGATGGATATGAACAAAAAATTATCACGTTGAAAACTTTACCTAACGAAGATAATTATAGTGTAGAAATTTTCGCAGGTAAAAAAACATTGGTTGATTCTTGTAATCATTTTTTCTTAGCAGGAGCCTTCGAACAAAAAACTGTTGATGGTTGGGGTTATGATTATTTCAATTTCGAATCAAACGGTAACGTTGGAGGAACTTTAATGGGATGTTTTGACAATAAATCTGTCGAAAAAATTGTACACGCACAATCTATTCAAACGCGTTACAATAGCAAATTACCAATCGTAGTTTACGTACCAAAAGGCTATACTTTAGAATATAGAATTTGGAAAGCAGATGAAAAACTTAATTTAGTTAAGTAA
- a CDS encoding TIGR02117 family protein, which yields MKKIFRILLKTLGALVLLIVVYLLAVVLLPLIPVNKQKEKPNDQITAYILTNGVHTDIVVPVKSEAIDWSTFVPFSDTKSKKEYKYIAFGWGDKGFYLDTPEWKDLKFSTAFNAAFWLGDSAMHTTFYDKMTLGEDCKKVNMSLEEYQKLIVYIKQSFDLDKNNKVELIKTDAVYGDSDSFYEAKGSYSLFFTCNTWAASALKAANKEAPLWTATQQGIFRHYE from the coding sequence ATGAAAAAAATCTTCCGAATTCTACTCAAAACTTTAGGAGCTTTAGTTTTACTAATTGTGGTGTATTTACTTGCAGTAGTTTTGCTGCCATTAATTCCAGTAAATAAGCAAAAAGAAAAGCCTAATGATCAAATTACAGCTTATATTTTGACAAATGGCGTACATACAGATATTGTGGTTCCAGTAAAATCTGAAGCGATTGATTGGTCGACTTTTGTGCCTTTTTCGGATACGAAATCGAAAAAAGAATACAAATATATTGCCTTTGGTTGGGGTGATAAAGGTTTCTATTTGGATACACCAGAATGGAAAGATTTGAAATTTTCTACTGCTTTCAACGCTGCATTTTGGTTGGGAGATTCGGCGATGCATACTACTTTTTATGATAAAATGACGTTGGGAGAAGATTGTAAAAAAGTAAACATGAGCTTAGAGGAATATCAAAAATTAATTGTTTACATCAAGCAATCATTTGATTTAGATAAAAATAACAAAGTCGAATTAATAAAAACGGATGCTGTTTATGGAGATAGTGATTCGTTTTACGAAGCAAAAGGAAGTTATAGCTTATTTTTTACGTGTAATACGTGGGCAGCAAGCGCGCTAAAAGCAGCAAATAAAGAAGCACCATTGTGGACGGCAACACAACAAGGAATTTTTCGTCATTATGAATAA